A region of Sulfuricella denitrificans skB26 DNA encodes the following proteins:
- a CDS encoding DUF167 domain-containing protein, translating into MADWYQLREDRLTLTVHVQPGAKRTEVIGLHGDALKIRVAAAAVEGQANTRLLDFLRKAFKVPASRISLKHGEHARRKVVEILGSSLAPELLLPGLNTP; encoded by the coding sequence ATGGCTGACTGGTATCAGCTCAGGGAAGACCGCCTCACTCTCACCGTGCACGTGCAACCCGGAGCCAAGCGTACCGAAGTGATCGGGTTACACGGCGATGCGTTAAAAATCAGGGTCGCTGCCGCTGCCGTGGAAGGGCAGGCCAACACCAGGCTGCTGGATTTTTTGCGCAAGGCATTCAAGGTTCCGGCCAGCCGGATTAGCCTGAAGCACGGCGAACATGCGCGCCGCAAGGTAGTGGAAATCCTGGGTTCGTCTCTTGCGCCGGAATTATTGTTGCCTGGGTTGAACACCCCATGA